DNA from Gaiellales bacterium:
TGCTGGACGTGCGACGAAGGCGACACCGTCCAGATGTCCCCTGAGCGCACGAAGGCGATCAGGCCGTTCGATCCGGGATACGCAGCCCGTGCCGTCGTTGCACCTCCAACCAGCGCCGAACAGAGCAGCACTGCGATCACCATGGCTCGTACCCGAAGCTCGCTCATTGCGCACCTCTCCCTCGACAACCATTCGAGCATGGCTGCCGCACGCCGCGCCCGCCTCCGCGGCGCCACCCATACGCCGACGGTAGTTGTCCGCACCGCCCACCACGACGCCTGGCGGCCGGCGGCCGTCAGCGGACGAGGAAGGCGTCGACGTTCACCCGCGGCCGGCCGGACGTGCCCGCGACGACCAGCCTCACGCTGTGGGTGCCCGTCGTCGTCCACGATGTGCCCCAGAGCACGGAGCTTCCGTCAACGTCCTCCCCGGTGAACGGATCCTCCTCGACTGCCGTCGGCCGGTTCTCGTCGACCGTTGCGCGGAGCGTCCCGTCCACGTAGATGCGCACCTTTCCGAGGCCCGCGTTCAGGTCGGTCGGGGCTGCGAAGCCGACCGCCGATCCGGTGAACGTGAATCGCACGCTGTCCCCGGCTGCAGCGCTGTCGTGCAGTGCTCCGCCGCTCGCGAGCGACGCGAACGCGGATGTCGCATCGACATTCCACGAACCGCCGTAGGCGACCGATGGGCTGGCATCCTCGGTCTTCGCGACCGAGAACGCAGGCCCGGCGTGCCAGGTGCCGACGTTCGCGTAGTTGTCGGTCGCCTGCATGCGGAACTGGTGCGTCGCACCGTAGGCGAGCGAGACGTCGAACGAGGTCGCCCACGGCGGCTCCACGTCCTGATCGGGCGATGCCCAGGCCCCTCCGTTGGTTCGCCCCTGAACGGCATACCGGTGGATTCCGCCGGGATCGGTTGCCGCCCAGGACAGCCGGACGGGAGCGGCGTCGTTGACCAGTCCGCCGCTCCACGCCGGAGCCGGCGCCTTCGTCACGACCGGGAGCGTTGTGTCTCCCGGTGTGAATGCCGCCGCATCGTCGACCGGAATCCCGGCCGGAGGAAACGCCTGGTAGAAGAACTGCCGCCCGCCGAATACGTACAGCTTGCCTCCGAGCACCGCGGAGGCGGAATCGGTCGCGTCGAACGGCATGTCCTGCGCATACGCGGCCACGCCGGCCGAGACGTTGAGCACCAACGTGCCCGGAATGGTCGAGTACTGCATGTCCTGCTGGGGATCGCACGCGCATGCCCCGCCGAGCAGGTACACGCGGCCGTCGGGCCCTGTGCGGATCGCCGGCCGGAACTGATCGGTGAAGACGTGGTCGAGCTTCGCGAATGCGTTGGTGCCCGGGTTGTAGGAGACCGCATCGACCTTGTCGTACTGGTCTCCCAACCGCACGGTCGTGTCGACCAGCGGCGATCCCTCGGGATGCCACCGCCCGGTGGCCGGGTCATATGAGTCCTCCCCGGCCAGGCTGCCGCCGATCGCGTACAGCCGACCGCTCGCGCCAACGCCGGCGACGAAGCCGGTACGACCGCTGGTCGGCGCACGCACCGCGCTCCACGCATCCGCGGCGGGGTTATAGCGATATGCGGCCTGCGGCCGGTTGGCGCTGCCGAGCACGTACAGCATTCCCCCACTGCCGACGACGCTCGGCGCGTCGAGGGCAACCGGCGCCGGCGCCTTCTGCGTCCAGCTGTCCGTCGACGCGTTGTAGGCGTAGAGCGTCCGCGTGGGCACCAACGAGGCATTCAGACCACCGACCACGTAGATCAGCCCATTCTTCAGCGAGGTCGCGCCGGGCGCGCTGCGCGGCTGCGGCATGGGCTCGATCGACGACCATGGGGCGGCACCTGCGAATGCCGGCAGCGCTGCGGAGAGCACGGAGATGGCGATTGCCGCAACCGTGCCGCGGCGACGTATCTGAGATGCATTCATGTCGCATCACCTCTGTTCGGAGACCCTTCGAACCCTTACGGGGCACGGCCACCGCGGCGTCGGTGCACACGCGGACGTGCTGAGGTGGGAACTACGCAGCCGTGTCCGGGGGGCCGTCGGCGGGACAGCTCACCTGCTGCGCGCGCGCATCCCGCTCAGGCGGCGACCATGCGGAGGTGGGAGCCGAGGCCGCTCACCTCGACGAAGCGCTCGACCGTGGCGCTCGGCACGACCTCGAACGCCATCCCCGCCTTTTCGGACCGAAGCGCGCCGTGCAGCAGGCAGCCGATGCCGGTGGAATCGATGAAGGTGACGGCCCTGAGGTCGACCCGGATCGCGGGCACCTTCTGGAGCTGCACACGCTCGAGCGCATCGATCAGCTTCCTGCACGTGCCGACGTCGATCTCACCGGCGCACCGAATCACCGCGGCGTCCGTATCGCTCCACATGGTCACGTCGAGCATCGGCATCGGACGGAACCGCTACCCGCGCCCGTCTTCGAGCTAAACGTGCAGGGAGCGGCCGGCCGCGCGCGTTTGGGCGGGGCGTCGACGGGGTACGCGCGCGCAATGGCGCGGCGCCCAAGCACCTCGCACACGCCCTCCGCCGGGCGCCGCGCCGATCCCTTCCGCAGGTAACCCCGCGAGACCGCCACGCCCCGCATGCCGGGCCGCACCAGCAGCGATCGGTTGTCGTTGCCGTCAGGCCACGCGGGTGTGCGGGCCGTGGCGCTTCGCCTCGTACATCCGCCGGTCGGCGGTGCGAATCAGCTCGTCGGCCGTCCGCCCGTCCCGGGGATGCACGGCTGTGCCGATGCTCGCCGTCAACGGAAAGGCCCCGGCCTCCGTCTCGACGGGTGCAGCAAGCGACTCACGGATGCGGGCGGCCGTGCGCTCGGC
Protein-coding regions in this window:
- a CDS encoding kelch repeat-containing protein, whose translation is MNASQIRRRGTVAAIAISVLSAALPAFAGAAPWSSIEPMPQPRSAPGATSLKNGLIYVVGGLNASLVPTRTLYAYNASTDSWTQKAPAPVALDAPSVVGSGGMLYVLGSANRPQAAYRYNPAADAWSAVRAPTSGRTGFVAGVGASGRLYAIGGSLAGEDSYDPATGRWHPEGSPLVDTTVRLGDQYDKVDAVSYNPGTNAFAKLDHVFTDQFRPAIRTGPDGRVYLLGGACACDPQQDMQYSTIPGTLVLNVSAGVAAYAQDMPFDATDSASAVLGGKLYVFGGRQFFYQAFPPAGIPVDDAAAFTPGDTTLPVVTKAPAPAWSGGLVNDAAPVRLSWAATDPGGIHRYAVQGRTNGGAWASPDQDVEPPWATSFDVSLAYGATHQFRMQATDNYANVGTWHAGPAFSVAKTEDASPSVAYGGSWNVDATSAFASLASGGALHDSAAAGDSVRFTFTGSAVGFAAPTDLNAGLGKVRIYVDGTLRATVDENRPTAVEEDPFTGEDVDGSSVLWGTSWTTTGTHSVRLVVAGTSGRPRVNVDAFLVR
- a CDS encoding STAS domain-containing protein, whose translation is MPMLDVTMWSDTDAAVIRCAGEIDVGTCRKLIDALERVQLQKVPAIRVDLRAVTFIDSTGIGCLLHGALRSEKAGMAFEVVPSATVERFVEVSGLGSHLRMVAA